A segment of the Terribacillus aidingensis genome:
AACCGGACCTGCACCAGCTACTGCAGTTTCATAATCAAAGAACAATGGAACAATCGCCAAGACAAGTGCTACCGCAGTAAGAGAGCCAATGAGTGCGATCAGGATAGGCTTCAGCTGTCCTTTGATTAAGGAGAAAGGAACAAGTGTACCAAGGTGCACAATGAATGGTGCAACAATCAGGGATCCGAATGCGGTGATAACGGATTCCGACATAAGTCCATTTGGAATAATTCCAGCCCACAAGAGACCAACATAGAGCAGCAAAGCTGCCAGCAGCATTGGAATGCGTGCTTTCGTCCAGATGGAGATGAGTTCTCCTAAACCTAGTACAGCAATCAATAATAGGGTGATCATGACAGGGTTGCTACTGATCTCACTCCACATGTACATCTGCCTCCAATTTTATGTAAGAATATTAATAAAAACTAAACTAAATTCAGAAAATTGTCAACATACTAATTAATTAAGTTGAAAATCTGCTGGGTTAAAAGTCTTATTTTCTGTATAATAAGCTCATTCAATGGAGAAACGAGGAGAAGGATGGGTATAAAACATGCCTTTACACTGCCGTCTGTTCCTAAGGAAAACAAACAGAAGCTTAAGGAAACTGTCTTAGAGGAAAATTGGAAAAGGACGAAACTGTTCGCTATCATCATTTTAATCTTTGAAGCTATCTTGCTTGTGCGGCAGCTTCCAGGAGGAATTGATTTATATGTAGGGCTGTATCTTGGACTATTCAGTGCAGCAGCAATCTACTTGCTTTGTATATACATAATGGGGAAAAGAAGATCCCGACTGGCTACAGAATGATTATCGTACATTTCTTTGTATTTTTATTCCTGGCATGGGGGACGATGGTTACCCTGCTGGATCAGCTGCATTACGGTCATGTTATGGCATTTGTAGTCAATTATATGTGTGTATCGACGTTGTTTTTGGCAAACGGTAAGCATTATCTCTTGCTTGCTCTTCCGAACGTTATTTTCCTGTATGTTGGCTTACCTATTTACCAGCAGTCGGACAATATACTGTCTGGTCATTATACGAATCTTACAGTATTCATCTTTTTTTGCTGGATGGCGTCACAGCTGCTGTATAAGGGGTTCGCTGCAAACTTTTACAATAAGCTTTTGCTGACTGAGATGAATGAGGAATTGGAAGCACAGATCGCCCAAAACGAAGTGATGAACGAGCAGCTGAAGAAACAAGCGATGCTGGATGAACTGACTGGTGTACCGAATAGACGGGGCTTCCAGGATTATATCAATACTGCGCTGGCGGATGAGCGAGAGCGGCAGCTTTCTCTATTCCTGCTTGATGTGGATGCCTTTAAAAGCTATAACGATCATTATGGGCATCTCCGGGGAGATGAGGTATTGCGTCTTGTGGCGCAAAGCGTCTATCAGACAATAGATATTCCGACAGCAGGCTGGGCCAGATATGGCGGAGAGGAATTTGTACTTGCTGTTTTCGATCAGCCGTCAGAGACATTGGACGAGCTGGCTGAAGCAATTCGGCAGGCGGTCCAGGAGCTTCGTATTGACCATGCCTTTTCGCCTGTAGCAGATAAGGTGACCGTAAGTATCGGTATATATAGTGCTGCTATTTCATACGGTATTCAGCTATCCTATTTCATCGGTCAAGCGGATGAAGCTCTTTACGAGGCAAAACGTTCCGGCAGAGATACTTTTATTAAAAGAGAAGAGCTAAGCGGATCACTCGCTTAGCTCTTTTTCCTTGTACATGACTTGGACGTATTGTCTCAATTCCTTTGTCAATCCGCTGATCGGCTCCTGGAATCGGCAATTTTCCCGATATTCAACTGCTACTGAAGCCGTATGATTCAGATCGTCTATTGGCAGAATGACAATATTGGGCATTCGCTGCTCGCTTATATGATACAAGATGGATCGCGGCAGTGCCGTAAATCCATGCCCGCTTTCTACAAAAGCAAGCATGTTCTGAACATCATCGACCATCTGATAGTCTTTTGCCTGCACTAATCCTAAAAGAAAACTGATTTTATCCAGATTATTAGTCAATGCTGCGTGCTCGAAGACGATCAATTTCTTATCGAGCTTGTTTGAATTTGAGAGCTTCCCGTCTAAAATTGGTACATCATCCTTATGACAAACGAAGACTAATTCGTCTTGGAGCAATGGCTCACAAAGGAACGGAGTCCTAGCTCTGTTTTCGTAATGGATGGAAAACTGGATGCTGCCATATTCCAAAAGCTTCTTCAAGACATTCGTCGGTCTTGTAATGAATTTAAATGGAATGTGCGGGAAGTGTTCCTGCATGTAGGGGATGATAATGTGGTTGAATACCGGTGCAAGCCAGATGTTGATTCCAATCCGCAATTCATCTTTGCCAGCTGTAATACTGCTCAGCAGCTGATAGCTGATCTTGTTATCACTGGTGAGCGCAAATGATGCACCCTGCAGTTCCTCAAGAAGCTCAACTGCATAGGGAAGGAAAAAATATCCTTCTTCTGTCAGTTCAATTCCGTCCCAGCTGCGTTTCAATAACACGAAATCGAGTTCTTGCTCCAGTTTCCGTATTCGCGTACTCAATGTAGGCTGTGTAATATGTAAGGCTTTTGATGCTTTGGATATACTTTTATTGGAGACAACTGCAAGAAACGACTCCAATCCATCAATATTCATGATCTCACTCCTGCTGTTCTATACTGTTCATCTTATATTTTTTTGGACAAAATGTATAGGAATCTGTATAAAATTCCTTTATCTTCAAGAGCAGTGCTTGTATTTCCAATCCAGAACAATTAAGATGAAGAGATGCACCAATGACGCCATAACGAATGGCATAGAAAGGATTTAATTATGAAAAATAAACGTCCGCGCTCTCGTGGGTTCCAGCCAGCGAAGCCTAAAGTATATAACGTAACAGAAGAAGCAGAACTATTACCTTTCCTGTTAAAGGTTGTAGGCAAAAGCCGTAATTCAGTGAAATCTATCTTGGCCCGCGGTCAGGTTTCCATTGATGGTCGTGTTTCCACGCAATTCAATGACAAATTGCGACCGGGTCAGGAAGTGACGATCCGTACAGATACAGTAACAGAAGCAGCACCGCTGCAGGGCATTACAATTATGTATGAAGATGATACCCTCATTGTTATCGAGAAAGCCTCTGGACTTTTGTCAATCGCTTCCAATAATGAAAAAGAAAATACCGCTTACCGTCAGCTATCTGATTATGTCAAAGCGCAGCACAGTGATAATAAGATATTTGTCGTTCACCGTCTTGACCGCGATACATCCGGTGTAATGGTATTCGCTAGATCAGAGAAAATTAAAAAGATAATGCAGGAATCGTGGCAAACAACGAAGGAGCGAGCTTATGTTGCACTCGTTGAAGGCGACGTCTCTAAGTCAGAAGGAACCATTACCTCCTGGCTGAAGGAAACAAGTACACATAAAATGTATTCCAGTAAGTACGAGAACGACGGATTGAAGGCAGTGACGCATTATCAGGTACTTCAAGGGAATAAGGATTTTACGTTGATGGAAATCAGCCTGGAGACAGGGCGGAAAAACCAGATTCGTGTCCATATGCAAGATATCGGACATCCGATTGCAGGGGACAAAAAGTATGGTGCGGAGGATCGGTCGATCAAACGCCTTTGCCTGCATGCACGCAAGCTGAACTTTAAACACCCTGTCAATGGCATGCCGTTGAGGTTTGTATCGGATATTCCGAAGCTATTTACATCTAAATCCAGATAACATGAAAAGCAGAGCAGATATGCTCTGCTTTTTTTTTTATAAAAAATATTTATACCTATTGCCAACTGTTTCCAAATGCAATATTAGTGGAGCCCAGACATGGGTATGCCATTATGCAGTACGTAGAAGTAGAAACAGATGGGGCGTTTAAGATAGGGCCTGCAACGTTGTATACCATCATTAAGAAATTGCTGGATGCTGGCTTGATTGAAGCTGAACCTGAAAGCGAGCCGAGGCGCAAAACCTATGTTACGACTGCTGCTGGTATTTCCAAGTTGGAAGAGGAAGTTGAAAGACGGAGAAGGATGCTCGGCCTGGCGACAATTGTATTGCAGATGAAGGGGAGGAAGGGACAATGAGACAACGAAAGTATATATCTTCAGGCGGACTGGCTTTTTCGGAAAAAGAGGATATGCAGAAGCTTGCCAAACAGGCAGCCAAAGGCTGGCATCTCCAGGATTTTGCCTTCATGGGCTACCGACTTGTCCGCGGGGAACCGAAACAGGTACAATACATGATCGATTACCGCACATTGGATGAAGCAGAGGAACAGGAGTATCTGGATATGTTCAAGCATGCAGGCTGGACACTTGTGTGCAGTTCTTATGGAATGTATATCTTTGAAGCTCCAAGAGATGCTGCACCAATTTACACGGATGTGGAAACGAAGCAGGATAAACTGAAGCGTGCTTCTTCATTTATCCCTAAGATGGCTTTGGTGACCACTATTCTGACTTTTATTAGCTTTTGGATTTATCTTGTTACGGACAGCTTGGCTGCAGCAATCATTTGCTACCTGTTATTCATAATTGCTGTGTTAAGTATTTGGATGACAGCATCCTTTTACTATCGTTCGTTTAAGCTGATGAGAAAGGGCGAAGACTGATTATCTATTATGGGCTGTTTCTGGACTGACGTATGCTAGCAGATGCCTTATACGGCACGTTGGATGTAGTATCTACTTTTAGCGATGGTACTTATAGTCGAATGCAAGCGATGGTGATTTAATCAAGGCGGGATGAAGGAATTGCTTTTTAGATAAAAAATAAGGCTCCCAATCGGGAGCCTTTCGGTAGTTACGGCAGAATGGATTCGAATGTATAGCTGCCTGACTCTGCATCGAAGGAAATCTTTCCATTCTTATGCTCCTTGAAGGTGACACCAGTTGCCTTATGGATCGGTTTTCCATTAACTCGAACTGACTTCGTATCTTTTGCCGGGATTGTGATTGTTGCTGTCGTATTCGACGGAATGACAGCATCGTAGCTGAAGGCTTGATTGTCTGCTTTCCAGCTGCTTTCGATACGGCCATACATGGAATCAACATGTCCCTTTGCCCATGTCATCACCTGATCCGGATCTGGTGTAGGCTCGAGCAGGAAGTGCTTGAAGCCTGGGTGATCAGGATCTCGTTTGATTCCTAATGATTCTTTGTACATCCACGCTCCAACGGCACCGAATGAATAGTGATTGAAGGAATTCATGCTGTTATTGCCGCCAAAACCGTCTTCTTCTGTATAAGAGTTAAGTCGTTCCCAAATTGTCGTTGCACCGTTTTCCACTGAATACAGCCAGGATGGATAGGATTTCTGCTGCAGCAAACGATAAGCGATATCATCGTGGCTATAATCAGAAAGTGCTTGGCTGATTGCTGCTGTTCCAATGAAACCTGTCATGAGAGAGTACTCTGGACGCTCCTTACCTAAGTCATCCGTATTCTTTCTCTGGACTGTGGCTGCTAGATGATCAGCAGCAGCGTCTGCATTGGTCTCATCCAATACGTTGAGAGCCAAAGGTACAGCATAGGAAGCTTGACTATCTGAAATGGCACCGTTAGATTTCAATGTCTTTTTCGTTTCCGGATCAATGAACTTTTGATTGAAGAAATGCTTCCGTTCTTCGTAGCGTTCCCAATAATGTGCAGCATCGTCATCATTACCAAGAATCTCAGCTGTCTTCGCCATGATCTCCAAATCATACACATGATACGCCGCCCAGAGGAAAACATTTTCTGTCTTACTGTTTTCAGGGCTGAGCCAGTCACCTAATGGACCTTCGTTTATCAATCCTGTCGTTGCATTCACTTTTGTATCCAGATAATCGACATATTGTTTCATGCTGTCGTAATGTTCCTGCAGAACAGTTTCATCTCCATATTGCTGGTAAGACTGCCACGGGACAGTTAGACCGGCGCTTCCCCACAGGATACCGCCAAAGCCAGGGCCGATTGGTGTTACGTCGGAATAACGCCCGTCAGCGCGCTGCAGATCACGGTTAGCCAGATTGTGCCTGCGGAGGAATTGGTTCACGTTATCCATATAGGTGGCTGTTTCCGAGAAAACGGATATATCGCCATTCCAGCCCATGCGTTCATTCCGCGCTGGTGTGTCTGTCGGGATAGAGAGGAAGTTTCCTCGCATGCTCCAAGTTATGTTTTCCCAAAGCTTATTAACAGTTGAATTGGATGTCTCATAGCTCGAATCAATATCATGAATGGAGCTGATCACCAATCCTTTCACATCCTTGAGAGCAGGTGGCTTATCTACACCAGTAATCTCGATATAGCGATAACCATGGAAAGTGAAACGAGGCTGGATCGTCTGGTTACCCTTTTTCGTTACATACGTATCTTGAACCAAAGCCGCGCGCAGATTTTCCAGCATGAGCATACCGGTATTCTCACCAGAGTCTTCGCTGTCCGGGTAAAGCATTTCGGCATAGCGCAAGGTAATCTTCTCATCAGCTTTCTGTTTCTTCAGATTGATTTGCGGTACACCGACCATATTTTGGCCCATATCATATACATATACGCCTGGTCGCACTTCTTCCATGCTTTTTGCTGTCAATGTATCGACAATCCGGGCGTTTTCTCCGACCTGTCCCGTAATCTGCATATCACTATAATTCAGATTCCCGGCGGTTGTTGTTTCATCTAACGGGACTTCTACAGCCTGTTTCCAATTCTTTGGCTTAAAGCCAGCTTTGCTCCAATTCTTCATTTCTTTATTTGCATCGTACACTTCCCCTTGGAAGAAGCTGCCGTAAACGAGCGGTCCATCTGTCGTGTACTCCCAGTCAGGGTTCGTTGTGATGGTTTTTGTCGTGCCATCTTCATAGGTGATAACGAGCTTTGCTAAAAGGGAATTGCGATCGCCGAAATAGTTCCAGTTTTCGGTCGTGAATGTGCTGGCACCACTCCACCATCCTTCTCCCAGCATGGCTCCGAAAGCATTGACCTTACCGGACTTAAGCTGATCTGTCACATCATAGGTTTGGTACATCTGTGTTTTGTTGTATTGTGTCAAACCCGGGTTGAAGTAATCTTCTCCAACACGTTCTCCGTTGAGATAGATTTCATATATTCCACGGGCTGTTGCATACAGTCTGGCATCTTCGATTTTCTTTTTATCTGTTTTGAACTCGGTTCTCAACAGCGGCGTGGAATGACCACTCGGATCAGCAACAGCAAAGACGCCTTTGTTGCCCCCAGCAACGTTGTAAGCACCAGATGTAACAGTTACGCCTTTCGCTTTGGCAAAAATGCCTTTATAGTTTTTCGCCTCTGTATTTTCTTCAAAAAGGGTGTTGGATGGCTTGCGGTAGTTCGTCACTTTCAGATTGCGGAAGCTTGCCTGCTGCTTCTTATCCACTGAAAATCCGATTTCGGACAGCATTGGGAAAGCGATATAATTACCGCCTGATCCGACAGGGTTCACATTGAACCCATTCGCAGGTGTGATTCGATTTTCCCCATCTATGAATATATGGAAGACACCTGAATTTCCCCAGATTGATATGTCATGGGCCTTATGCTTATTTTTGCTATCGATCAAGTCTCTGGAAATATCCAGTACTGTGATTGGACTAGCAGGATCGTCTCCCGGTTCATAGCCCGCCCGATAGATTAGCAGCTTGGCATTCCCAGAATCTTTCTTTACATCCGAGACATCCAGCTCGAATTCCACATAGCTTTCATTCACATCATTCTCGAGATTGTACATGTTCTTATTCTTATCCATCAGTCTTGGATCATTAGCGCCGAGTATGAAGCTGGCTTTTTCTGTATTTGTATTCTTATCCAGCTGTAAGCTGTAATGTACTTTATACACATTAAAATAATGCGCTTGGAGCACCATATCTTCTGCTTCGGTACCAATCCACTCGGCACCGTCCCAAGCAGAAATATCTGTATCCAATAGTCCTGTTTCGAACCAGCTGGCGGCTGTTGCCTTTTTACCATTTTCGTTCCAAACGGACACTTCCCATTCATAACGAGTAGCTGGTTTCAGTTCTTTTCCTTCATATTGAATAGCGACAGACTCATCAGAATGCTGTTTCTTAGTATTCCAGACAGTTTTCCCTTCTGGATCCTTTACAACAAGTTGATAAGCTTTTTGTTTGGCTCCTTGGTGGTCGGCTTGCATTTGCCAGCTGAAGGTAGGGTTTGGATTGTCCAAACCAAGCGGTGTTGAACTGAAATCAGTTAAAAGATTAATAACTTCGGCTTTCTGTTTTTTGGCATCTACTGGGCTGGAAACAAAGGGTAGAAACGAGGTTAGGACTAGGAGCAGTGAGGTAACCCACACAATACGACGATAAAACCGGGTCTGCATACGATTCCTCCTTCATAATGGTTAATGAAATTGCTGTAAGGCAGTCCAATCGGTACATACGTGGAGGCAGCTTCAACTTTTGCACGTCGATTGTGAGCGCTTACATATTTAAATTCTACCGTAATTTTGCTCATATTTAGAGGGGGCATTTCTTGGTTAAGGGGGAGAATCATAAGGTGTTATAAAGAAAAAATTGGAAATAATCCCGGGCATCTGTACTCGATCCTTTGTCTCTTGAAGCTGCCCTTTATAATTCATACAATTGAATAATTCATTTATATAAAATATATAAGGGAGCTAGTCTCGAGGAGGATCATTGTGGAACGAAACGAAATAGTATTAGAAGCTAATGACTTGCACAAACAACATCTATTGAATTGGAGAAGGCACTTACATGCGAACCCCGAGCTTTCTTTTCAGGAGGAGCGTACTTCACAATTCGTTTACGATACATTAGCAAGTTTTGGGAATCTAGAGCTGAGCAGACCAACAAAGACAAGTGTCATGGCAAAGCTGAAGGGAGCGAAACCGGGTAAAGTAATTGGTTTCCGAGCAGACATGGATGCCTTGCCAATACAGGAAGAAACGAATCTTCCTTTCGCTTCAAAGGTCGATGGTGTGATGCACGCATGCGGTCATGATGCGCACACTAGCATCTTGCTCACAGCAGCAGAAATTTTAAGTGCCAAGCAGGAAGAGATGAGTGGGGAAATCCGCTTCTTCTTCCAGCACGCAGAAGAGCTGTTTCCTGGCGGTGCTAAAGAAATGGTAGAAGCAGGTGTTACCGAAGGATTGGATATGGTGTTTGGACTGCACGTTGCTTCTCAATTGCCGCGCGGTAAGGTTGGTGTCATTTATGGACCAGCAACATCCAATTCCGATCAGTTCCATTTGACTGTAAAGGGAAAAGGCGGGCATTCTTCACAGCCCGATAAAACGGTGGATCCAATTGTTATCAGTGCCCAGATTATCACGAATTTGCAATCAGTAGTATCACGGATGACTAGCCCAAAAGAAGAACTGGTCGTTTCACTCACCACTCTGCAAGCTGGAGATGCAGTAAATGTTATTCCGAATGAAGTGCATATAGGAGCATCATTGCGTTCGCTTAAGCAAGATGTGCGGAAGAATGCGATAACTGCCATTGAGCGTATGGTGAAGGGTATAACGGAAGCAAATGGTGCCGCATATGACTTGGAAGTTACGTATGGATATGATTCTGTCATCAACGAAGAGGAAGCAACCGCAATAGCAGAGCGAGCACTCAAGCGAAAACTTGGGGAAGGTGCAGTACTTCATGGCAGTGCGATCATGGGAGGAGAGGACTTTGCTGCTTTTGCAAATGCCGTTCCTGGCTGCTTTGTATTTGTCGGTGCTAAGGAGGAAGCTAATCCAACCCCTGCACCTCACCACCATCCACAATTTCGAATAGAGGAAGAAGCAATGCAGGATGGTGTGCAATATTTCCTTGGTATTGCAGAGGATCTTGTTTTTTAAGGAGGAGTCTTTGTACTCCTCTTTTTTCAATGTTTCTCACTTAACGTTAACAATCGCTGACATAAAAACTTTTTTATAGGTAATATCAAACTGATTTTTATCAGGAAAATTGAATGGATATTCATCTAGGGTCTTTAATACGAGACTAGGGAGTGCTATGATAGTGAACATATAAATTTTCTGAAATATTTCATTATTGTAATTATTGAAGGGGAGATCTTATGCTAACGAAACAGACCGAAATTGAATTGTCCAATGAACAAGTAGAAGAGATTGTCAGCTGGAGAAGATATTTGCATCAGCATCCGGAGCTGTCTTTTCAGGAGTATAAGACGTCAGCTTTCCTTTATGAAACATTAAGCACTTTTCCTAATCTGGAAGTGACAAGACCTACTGAAACAAGTGTATTGGCGGTACTGAAGGGGGCTCATCCTGGTAAAACGATCGGCTTCCGGGCTGACATGGATGCCTTGCCGATACAAGAAGAAACAGGTCTTCCTTATGCATCAAAAAACGATGGTGTCATGCATGCTTGCGGACATGACGGTCATACTGCCATTTTGCTTGGAGTCGCGAAAGCACTAAGTGCAAAGCAGGATAAAATCCACGGTGAAATTCGTTTCTTCTTCCAGCACGCAGAAGAATTGCTTCCAGGAGGCGCTAGAGAAATGGTT
Coding sequences within it:
- a CDS encoding LysR family transcriptional regulator: MNIDGLESFLAVVSNKSISKASKALHITQPTLSTRIRKLEQELDFVLLKRSWDGIELTEEGYFFLPYAVELLEELQGASFALTSDNKISYQLLSSITAGKDELRIGINIWLAPVFNHIIIPYMQEHFPHIPFKFITRPTNVLKKLLEYGSIQFSIHYENRARTPFLCEPLLQDELVFVCHKDDVPILDGKLSNSNKLDKKLIVFEHAALTNNLDKISFLLGLVQAKDYQMVDDVQNMLAFVESGHGFTALPRSILYHISEQRMPNIVILPIDDLNHTASVAVEYRENCRFQEPISGLTKELRQYVQVMYKEKELSE
- a CDS encoding amidohydrolase, coding for MERNEIVLEANDLHKQHLLNWRRHLHANPELSFQEERTSQFVYDTLASFGNLELSRPTKTSVMAKLKGAKPGKVIGFRADMDALPIQEETNLPFASKVDGVMHACGHDAHTSILLTAAEILSAKQEEMSGEIRFFFQHAEELFPGGAKEMVEAGVTEGLDMVFGLHVASQLPRGKVGVIYGPATSNSDQFHLTVKGKGGHSSQPDKTVDPIVISAQIITNLQSVVSRMTSPKEELVVSLTTLQAGDAVNVIPNEVHIGASLRSLKQDVRKNAITAIERMVKGITEANGAAYDLEVTYGYDSVINEEEATAIAERALKRKLGEGAVLHGSAIMGGEDFAAFANAVPGCFVFVGAKEEANPTPAPHHHPQFRIEEEAMQDGVQYFLGIAEDLVF
- a CDS encoding DUF2812 domain-containing protein, whose product is MRQRKYISSGGLAFSEKEDMQKLAKQAAKGWHLQDFAFMGYRLVRGEPKQVQYMIDYRTLDEAEEQEYLDMFKHAGWTLVCSSYGMYIFEAPRDAAPIYTDVETKQDKLKRASSFIPKMALVTTILTFISFWIYLVTDSLAAAIICYLLFIIAVLSIWMTASFYYRSFKLMRKGED
- a CDS encoding PadR family transcriptional regulator, whose translation is MEPRHGYAIMQYVEVETDGAFKIGPATLYTIIKKLLDAGLIEAEPESEPRRKTYVTTAAGISKLEEEVERRRRMLGLATIVLQMKGRKGQ
- a CDS encoding family 78 glycoside hydrolase catalytic domain, producing MQTRFYRRIVWVTSLLLVLTSFLPFVSSPVDAKKQKAEVINLLTDFSSTPLGLDNPNPTFSWQMQADHQGAKQKAYQLVVKDPEGKTVWNTKKQHSDESVAIQYEGKELKPATRYEWEVSVWNENGKKATAASWFETGLLDTDISAWDGAEWIGTEAEDMVLQAHYFNVYKVHYSLQLDKNTNTEKASFILGANDPRLMDKNKNMYNLENDVNESYVEFELDVSDVKKDSGNAKLLIYRAGYEPGDDPASPITVLDISRDLIDSKNKHKAHDISIWGNSGVFHIFIDGENRITPANGFNVNPVGSGGNYIAFPMLSEIGFSVDKKQQASFRNLKVTNYRKPSNTLFEENTEAKNYKGIFAKAKGVTVTSGAYNVAGGNKGVFAVADPSGHSTPLLRTEFKTDKKKIEDARLYATARGIYEIYLNGERVGEDYFNPGLTQYNKTQMYQTYDVTDQLKSGKVNAFGAMLGEGWWSGASTFTTENWNYFGDRNSLLAKLVITYEDGTTKTITTNPDWEYTTDGPLVYGSFFQGEVYDANKEMKNWSKAGFKPKNWKQAVEVPLDETTTAGNLNYSDMQITGQVGENARIVDTLTAKSMEEVRPGVYVYDMGQNMVGVPQINLKKQKADEKITLRYAEMLYPDSEDSGENTGMLMLENLRAALVQDTYVTKKGNQTIQPRFTFHGYRYIEITGVDKPPALKDVKGLVISSIHDIDSSYETSNSTVNKLWENITWSMRGNFLSIPTDTPARNERMGWNGDISVFSETATYMDNVNQFLRRHNLANRDLQRADGRYSDVTPIGPGFGGILWGSAGLTVPWQSYQQYGDETVLQEHYDSMKQYVDYLDTKVNATTGLINEGPLGDWLSPENSKTENVFLWAAYHVYDLEIMAKTAEILGNDDDAAHYWERYEERKHFFNQKFIDPETKKTLKSNGAISDSQASYAVPLALNVLDETNADAAADHLAATVQRKNTDDLGKERPEYSLMTGFIGTAAISQALSDYSHDDIAYRLLQQKSYPSWLYSVENGATTIWERLNSYTEEDGFGGNNSMNSFNHYSFGAVGAWMYKESLGIKRDPDHPGFKHFLLEPTPDPDQVMTWAKGHVDSMYGRIESSWKADNQAFSYDAVIPSNTTATITIPAKDTKSVRVNGKPIHKATGVTFKEHKNGKISFDAESGSYTFESILP
- a CDS encoding RluA family pseudouridine synthase codes for the protein MKNKRPRSRGFQPAKPKVYNVTEEAELLPFLLKVVGKSRNSVKSILARGQVSIDGRVSTQFNDKLRPGQEVTIRTDTVTEAAPLQGITIMYEDDTLIVIEKASGLLSIASNNEKENTAYRQLSDYVKAQHSDNKIFVVHRLDRDTSGVMVFARSEKIKKIMQESWQTTKERAYVALVEGDVSKSEGTITSWLKETSTHKMYSSKYENDGLKAVTHYQVLQGNKDFTLMEISLETGRKNQIRVHMQDIGHPIAGDKKYGAEDRSIKRLCLHARKLNFKHPVNGMPLRFVSDIPKLFTSKSR
- a CDS encoding diguanylate cyclase — its product is MIIVHFFVFLFLAWGTMVTLLDQLHYGHVMAFVVNYMCVSTLFLANGKHYLLLALPNVIFLYVGLPIYQQSDNILSGHYTNLTVFIFFCWMASQLLYKGFAANFYNKLLLTEMNEELEAQIAQNEVMNEQLKKQAMLDELTGVPNRRGFQDYINTALADERERQLSLFLLDVDAFKSYNDHYGHLRGDEVLRLVAQSVYQTIDIPTAGWARYGGEEFVLAVFDQPSETLDELAEAIRQAVQELRIDHAFSPVADKVTVSIGIYSAAISYGIQLSYFIGQADEALYEAKRSGRDTFIKREELSGSLA